In Azospirillum humicireducens, the genomic stretch GAGGCCTTCGGCACGGGATCGAACACCCGCAGATGCGGGCCGTACTGCTCCTGGATCTGCTCCAGAACCTCGCGGTCGTTGCGTTCGCGCTGTTTGTAGATGGTCGGAACGATGCCCAGCACCGACAGGGCGGTGTTCATCCGGCGCCGGATCTTGGCGACATTCTCCAGCAGGAAACCCATGCCGAGCAGGCTGAATTTTTCCGTCTGGCACGGGATGATGGCGGTATGGGCGGCCACCATGGCGTTCTTCGTCAGTTCGCCGATGTTGGGCGGCGTGTCGATGATGATGAAGTCGAAGGTCCGCTTCGCCGCGGCGATCTTCTCCTTCATGATGAAGTCGCCGCCGGCTTCCTTGCCCAGCTCGACCTCGGTCTCGGCCAGCCGGATGGAGGAGGGGGCGACCCGCAGCCCGCTTTCCTCGACGGTGACCAGGATGTCGCGCAGTTCCAGGTCGCCATGCATGACGTAGTAGAGGGTCTTGGCATCGGCCTCCAGCGTGTAGGAGTCGATGCCGAGATGCTGTGTCGCGTTGGCCTGCGGATCGCAGTCGATCAACATCGTCGCATAGCCCTGGAGGGCGAGGGCGGAGGCGATGTTGACGGCGGACACCGTCTTGGCGCAGCCGCCCTTCTGGTTCGCCACGACGACGACCAGCGCCGGGCCGCCGAGCTTCTCGACCCCGGCGGCGTCGCGCCGGATCAGCGCGTCGAGCGCCGCCGGGATGCGCTCGGCGTCATTCTCCCAGCGGCTGACCTTCTGCTTGTCGTAACGGCGCTGCAGCCGTTCGTTCAGCCAGACGGCGAATTCGGACTGCGACAGCCCCTTCGCCTCGCGGTAGGTCCGCAACTCCTCGCCCTTCACCGTCACCTCCCCGACATGAGCCGGGCGGGAGGGTAGGGGTAGACGCTACGCCGGTCAAGAATGCCGTGGCAGAGGGCGTTCCGTCTACTGGGGAGCGTCTACTGCCGCAGCCACCTTCTTGCTGCGGCGCGGTGCGCGCGTGGAGGGAAGGGAGGCCAGCTTCTCCTTCCGGGCCGCGACCTCCGCCCGGATGGCGGGCAGGGCGGCGTCGGCGGCCGTCCGCTGCTTCGGCGTGCCGCTGAGGGCAAGCCGCTCGGCGTTGGAGGCCAGCGTGGTCAGGTCGGTGTCGGCCATGCCCGGGAGTCTGTCGATCAGGTCGATCATGCTGCAATCCTGCTTTGGGTGCGGGGAAGGGGACGATGGCCGCGATGGAGACCGGAGCGTCGGCCGCCGGCTTTCCTGCCGGGGGGCAGGGGCGGGGCCGTTGCTGTCCCATCCTGCGGTCCAGCACTGCGCCAGGCCGCTGTCTGGCGGGTGCGGGTTCGAGGAACAGGCGGTGCCGGCGGTGGCGGCCAGCCGCCCCGCCATGTGGGCGACACGCATCCACGGATCGGCGGAACCTGCTGGCGATGTCGGAACGGCTTTCTTATGGGGCATGCCCACTCCGGTCCCGGACCCGGGAGAAAAGTGCAGGGGACGAAAAGCAAAAGGGCGGCCGGAGGCCGCCCTTCTGGATCGCATCAGGATCGTGCCGTTCCGCTGCGCTCAGAGCGCACGCAGGTTCTCGGCCGAAACCTTGCCGCGGCGCGGATCGCGAACGGATTCGAACGACAGCTTCTGGCCTTCGTTCAGGTTGCCCATCCCCGCACGCTCGACGGCGGAGATATGAACGAAAACGTCATCGGAGCCGTCTTCCGGCTGGATGAAACCGAAACCCTTGGTCGAATTGAACCACTTAACAGTACCGTTGGCCATGGGGCAGTGTCCTTTCCCGGGTTGCCGAGCTCAACATGAGCCAAGCATCAAATTCACCTAAGGCAGGAAGTTCAGCCTTCTGAAAGCTGAAAAACACATAACCCAGAGCAACTTCGACCAGCCAAACCTGGGCGTTTGTCCGGACGATTGCAAGGAAAAATCCAGAAATGGTCAGCGTTTTTATTTTCTTAGACAGTATGATGGACCTTTGAGTTTCTGTTCTCCAATCGCTTTTTCTGGACATAAATCTTCTGCCGCAACGGGTTAGGGCCGGTCCTGTGCCCCTACCGGCAGGGCTGAGGAGATGCCTGTCGGAAGGTGGAAGTGCAAACCGTCATGCGCGGACATGGGGGCGGCCGAATGGCGGGGCAGAAGCTCCGCGTCAGCC encodes the following:
- a CDS encoding AAA family ATPase; translated protein: MKGEELRTYREAKGLSQSEFAVWLNERLQRRYDKQKVSRWENDAERIPAALDALIRRDAAGVEKLGGPALVVVVANQKGGCAKTVSAVNIASALALQGYATMLIDCDPQANATQHLGIDSYTLEADAKTLYYVMHGDLELRDILVTVEESGLRVAPSSIRLAETEVELGKEAGGDFIMKEKIAAAKRTFDFIIIDTPPNIGELTKNAMVAAHTAIIPCQTEKFSLLGMGFLLENVAKIRRRMNTALSVLGIVPTIYKQRERNDREVLEQIQEQYGPHLRVFDPVPKASVYAQATSVGRAAVEAMPDVAGAAVYRDVAAALVEERIIRMKEVDRVA
- a CDS encoding cold-shock protein, producing MANGTVKWFNSTKGFGFIQPEDGSDDVFVHISAVERAGMGNLNEGQKLSFESVRDPRRGKVSAENLRAL